In one window of Chryseobacterium sp. JV274 DNA:
- a CDS encoding transposase: MLFKDIHIGELIQKRVKETGFSSDRLLNFMQCSHKELAEMYKSKSLDAEILLKWSKLLTYDFFRIYSQHLLLYSPPLSSDYYQKLKQKKTQLPEFRKNIYTVEIIDFILNLLKTNEKTKQQIIEDYRIPKTTLYKWIKKY; encoded by the coding sequence ATGCTTTTTAAAGATATCCATATCGGTGAATTGATACAAAAACGGGTGAAAGAAACCGGCTTTTCTTCAGACAGACTCCTGAACTTTATGCAATGCAGCCATAAGGAACTTGCAGAGATGTACAAAAGCAAATCTCTGGATGCAGAGATTCTTCTTAAATGGAGCAAGCTTTTAACTTATGATTTTTTCAGGATCTATTCTCAACATCTTTTGCTGTATTCACCTCCTTTGTCATCAGATTATTATCAAAAATTAAAACAAAAAAAAACACAGCTTCCAGAGTTCAGGAAAAATATTTATACCGTTGAAATAATTGATTTTATTCTAAATCTTTTAAAAACAAATGAGAAAACCAAACAACAGATAATAGAAGATTACAGAATCCCCAAAACCACTTTATACAAATGGATAAAAAAATACTGA
- a CDS encoding SDR family oxidoreductase translates to MNSLQNKVAIITGSGRGLGKAIAERYAALGADIVLNYSRDKASADEVESTIKAMGSNVISVQADVSKVTEITYLFEEARKAFGKIDIVVANAGIEMVETPVTAFTEEQFDRLFSINTKGAYFTMQQAALNVENNGRIIYVASSTTAFPVQGMAVYGGSKTTPRYLVDVLSKEIGHRGVTVNTIIPFAVDHSGIFAEERSYPELRKSLIESCPMGRLAEVEDVANIAEFFASDLSSFVNGQHLLVNGGANQ, encoded by the coding sequence ATGAATTCATTACAAAATAAAGTAGCCATTATTACAGGCTCAGGAAGAGGTTTAGGAAAAGCTATCGCAGAACGTTATGCTGCTTTGGGCGCTGATATCGTATTAAACTATTCACGGGATAAAGCTTCTGCAGATGAGGTGGAAAGCACCATCAAAGCAATGGGAAGCAATGTGATTTCTGTACAGGCAGATGTAAGTAAAGTGACTGAAATTACGTATCTTTTTGAGGAAGCCAGAAAAGCATTCGGGAAAATAGACATCGTGGTTGCCAATGCCGGTATTGAAATGGTAGAAACTCCTGTAACAGCGTTTACTGAAGAGCAGTTTGACAGACTGTTTTCAATCAATACCAAAGGAGCTTATTTCACCATGCAGCAAGCCGCTCTGAATGTAGAGAACAACGGACGGATTATCTATGTGGCATCGTCTACTACAGCTTTTCCTGTGCAGGGTATGGCAGTATATGGTGGAAGTAAAACAACCCCCAGATATCTTGTGGATGTACTTTCAAAAGAAATAGGACACCGTGGGGTAACGGTGAATACCATTATTCCTTTCGCTGTAGACCATTCAGGAATTTTTGCAGAAGAAAGAAGCTATCCTGAACTGAGAAAATCATTGATTGAAAGTTGCCCGATGGGGAGATTGGCAGAAGTGGAAGATGTAGCCAATATTGCGGAATTTTTTGCAAGTGATCTTTCTTCATTTGTGAACGGACAGCATTTACTGGTGAATGGAGGAGCTAATCAATAA
- a CDS encoding DUF1097 domain-containing protein: MKTLPIAAAFGLFGAIAVTVSFSQQWPTWVMFIAWVSFYIFGKKWHSSLWAFLQIILGMGMAVLIQLTSGFLGQFIGAFGFPVSVFFYIGSLAYFAGTQKLNNIPAWFLGLIILFGVHPPLEPLPILKLLIPIIAGFFFAWLNNKVVETIHEKQVPESSTQ; encoded by the coding sequence ATGAAAACTTTACCAATTGCAGCCGCATTCGGCCTTTTCGGGGCCATTGCCGTCACTGTTTCTTTTTCACAGCAATGGCCTACGTGGGTGATGTTCATAGCCTGGGTGAGTTTCTATATTTTCGGTAAAAAGTGGCACAGTTCTCTATGGGCATTTTTACAGATTATTCTGGGAATGGGAATGGCGGTACTGATTCAGTTGACATCCGGGTTTTTGGGACAATTTATCGGGGCATTTGGGTTTCCGGTGTCTGTATTTTTTTACATAGGATCATTAGCGTATTTCGCAGGAACCCAAAAGCTGAATAACATACCCGCATGGTTTTTAGGATTGATTATTTTGTTTGGAGTTCACCCGCCATTGGAACCGCTCCCGATATTAAAATTACTGATACCCATCATTGCCGGATTTTTCTTTGCCTGGCTGAATAACAAGGTCGTTGAAACTATCCATGAAAAACAGGTGCCGGAATCATCCACTCAATAA
- a CDS encoding SDR family oxidoreductase has translation MSTLNNKVILVTGASRGIGAEIAQQLASAGAKVIVNYAGGKEAAEDVVALIESNGGEAIAIQADVSSPEAVKQLFDQAVGHYGKLDVLVNNAGVMITKLIKDTTDEDFTRQFDINVKGTFNTLREAAARLTDNGSIINFSSSTTRLMMPSYGTYVATKAAVEQLTRVFAKEVGNRGINVNAILPGPTNTELFTTGKSQEVIDRLASLNAFNRLGEPGDIAKIVVFLAGDDAKWISGQTIGVNGAMA, from the coding sequence ATGAGTACATTAAACAACAAAGTGATCCTTGTGACCGGAGCGTCAAGAGGAATCGGAGCTGAAATAGCTCAACAGCTTGCGTCAGCAGGAGCAAAAGTTATCGTCAATTATGCAGGTGGAAAAGAGGCTGCAGAAGATGTTGTAGCCTTAATAGAATCCAATGGAGGTGAGGCCATTGCCATACAGGCGGATGTAAGCAGTCCTGAGGCTGTAAAACAATTGTTTGATCAGGCTGTCGGCCATTATGGAAAACTGGATGTTCTTGTAAACAATGCCGGTGTTATGATTACCAAACTGATCAAAGACACTACTGATGAGGACTTTACACGTCAGTTCGATATTAATGTAAAAGGGACATTCAATACCTTAAGAGAGGCAGCTGCCAGGCTGACCGACAATGGAAGTATCATTAATTTTTCATCTTCTACTACAAGACTGATGATGCCTTCTTATGGCACTTATGTAGCAACAAAAGCTGCTGTAGAACAATTGACCCGTGTATTTGCAAAAGAAGTTGGCAACAGAGGAATCAATGTAAATGCAATTCTTCCGGGACCTACCAATACGGAACTTTTTACTACCGGTAAATCACAGGAAGTGATAGACAGGCTAGCTTCTTTAAATGCATTTAACCGCTTGGGAGAACCTGGGGATATTGCGAAAATTGTGGTTTTTCTTGCCGGAGATGATGCGAAATGGATCAGCGGACAAACCATTGGGGTAAACGGTGCTATGGCATAA
- a CDS encoding helix-turn-helix domain-containing protein translates to MANDKLNVRTLRELYQQLDLPVDYLEVESGFTIHHLEETFKDLPFRSEPFRPNYFSFLFIKSAFGHYTIDDQRFEVTSDTVYFTNPGNYRIFEWEKLKHTCLITFGEGFLKEYVHDDVYRDFSFLLSEVIAPRVLSQQQFGQIEELYRLIHKEYKGHSLYKNKIIGALVIALLLKIKEYFFQDYDPIYEGNRSSQIVKTFKLNVERHFRDLISGKTNAQLRVQDYAYLQALHVNYLSSVISSKTGKTISSWIADKTTTEAKVMLQNEKLSIKEIAARLGFLETPHFSNYFKKHTSISPAEYRKQYFGSQS, encoded by the coding sequence ATGGCAAACGATAAACTGAATGTCCGGACACTCCGTGAGCTTTATCAGCAGCTGGATCTTCCTGTTGATTATCTGGAAGTGGAATCTGGCTTTACCATTCATCATTTAGAAGAAACATTCAAAGATTTACCCTTCCGTTCTGAGCCTTTTCGACCAAACTACTTCAGTTTTTTATTTATAAAGAGTGCATTCGGACATTATACGATAGATGACCAGCGGTTTGAAGTGACCTCAGATACCGTATACTTTACCAACCCCGGAAATTACAGGATTTTTGAATGGGAAAAACTGAAGCATACATGTCTTATCACTTTTGGAGAAGGCTTTTTGAAAGAATATGTACATGATGATGTCTATCGGGATTTTTCTTTTCTTTTGTCAGAAGTTATTGCTCCCCGGGTTTTGTCACAGCAGCAATTCGGCCAGATAGAAGAGTTATATAGATTGATACACAAAGAGTATAAAGGACATTCTTTATATAAAAATAAGATTATCGGAGCTCTAGTGATTGCATTACTGTTAAAGATCAAAGAATATTTTTTTCAGGATTATGACCCTATTTATGAAGGGAATCGCAGTTCACAGATTGTTAAAACTTTCAAACTGAATGTAGAACGGCATTTCAGAGATCTGATCAGCGGAAAAACAAATGCTCAGTTAAGAGTTCAGGACTATGCCTACCTGCAGGCCCTGCATGTCAATTATCTTTCCAGTGTTATCAGTAGTAAAACGGGAAAAACAATCAGCTCATGGATTGCCGATAAAACGACAACTGAGGCCAAAGTCATGCTTCAGAATGAAAAACTCAGTATTAAAGAGATTGCAGCAAGATTAGGCTTTCTTGAAACTCCTCATTTCAGCAATTATTTCAAAAAACACACTTCAATAAGCCCCGCAGAATACAGAAAACAGTATTTTGGAAGCCAATCTTAG
- a CDS encoding TetR/AcrR family transcriptional regulator, with the protein MAKGEETRQFIIEKAAPIFNTKGIAATSMSDIMEATKLSKGSMYVHFENKDVLACAAVEHNMKLLSDKLQKVLSGHTTSEEQLLAYIDFFSDPNHPPVVGGCPLLNFGMEADDTNPVVKEKVNRAIKQGQELLSGIIEKGIANKEFRADWNPADFATVLFAMLEGGHLMSRMSGNNDRMEVIGNSLKKMIEENRV; encoded by the coding sequence ATGGCAAAAGGTGAAGAAACCAGACAGTTCATTATAGAAAAAGCAGCTCCTATTTTTAACACAAAAGGGATTGCAGCTACTTCTATGAGCGATATTATGGAGGCAACCAAATTGTCTAAAGGCAGTATGTATGTTCACTTTGAAAATAAGGATGTTCTTGCCTGTGCTGCCGTTGAGCATAACATGAAACTATTAAGTGATAAACTCCAAAAAGTTTTGAGCGGGCATACAACTTCCGAAGAGCAATTATTAGCATATATTGATTTTTTTAGTGATCCCAATCACCCACCGGTTGTTGGAGGCTGTCCTTTATTAAATTTTGGAATGGAGGCTGATGACACTAATCCTGTAGTCAAAGAAAAGGTAAACCGTGCCATTAAACAGGGACAGGAATTACTTTCCGGTATTATTGAAAAGGGAATTGCTAATAAAGAGTTCAGAGCAGACTGGAATCCGGCTGATTTTGCAACAGTTCTTTTTGCCATGCTTGAAGGAGGTCATTTGATGTCAAGAATGTCTGGTAATAATGACAGAATGGAGGTTATTGGCAATAGCCTGAAAAAAATGATAGAAGAAAATAGAGTGTAA
- a CDS encoding SDR family NAD(P)-dependent oxidoreductase → MSKTVLITGASKGFGKAWAEAFLAKGYNVAATARNVETLNDLKEKYGDSVLPLTLDVDKREESLAVAQKVQQHFGSIDILINNAGYALTGAIEETNEQEARAQFETNFFGTLWLTQAVLPIMRDQKSGHIIQVSSILGLATLPTMGLYNASKFALEGLSETLATEVKEFGIHVTLVEPNGYASNIWHTGINTQSNPVYDGLKKAFSEAENSFGNVEATAPALIKLAETENPPLRLLLGKVALTFVKQNYEQRLKVWEEWNEVSVEAHG, encoded by the coding sequence ATGTCAAAAACAGTTTTAATTACAGGGGCGTCAAAAGGTTTCGGAAAAGCATGGGCAGAAGCTTTTTTAGCAAAAGGATACAATGTAGCGGCAACAGCCAGAAATGTAGAAACACTTAATGATTTAAAAGAAAAATATGGAGATTCTGTATTGCCTTTAACCTTAGATGTAGACAAACGGGAAGAATCTTTGGCTGTGGCTCAAAAGGTACAACAGCACTTTGGCAGCATTGATATCTTGATCAATAATGCGGGGTATGCATTAACGGGTGCTATTGAAGAAACGAATGAACAGGAAGCCAGAGCACAGTTTGAAACCAATTTCTTTGGAACTCTGTGGCTTACGCAGGCTGTACTTCCTATTATGAGAGATCAGAAAAGCGGCCATATCATTCAGGTATCTTCTATTCTGGGATTGGCAACTTTACCAACAATGGGACTTTATAATGCTTCTAAATTTGCATTGGAAGGGTTAAGTGAAACTCTAGCTACAGAGGTAAAAGAATTCGGTATTCATGTTACTTTGGTAGAACCTAACGGCTATGCTTCCAATATCTGGCATACAGGAATTAATACCCAAAGCAACCCCGTTTATGATGGTCTTAAAAAAGCCTTTTCGGAAGCTGAGAACTCTTTCGGAAATGTAGAAGCCACAGCACCGGCATTGATAAAATTAGCCGAAACTGAAAATCCTCCATTGCGTTTATTGCTTGGGAAAGTCGCTCTTACTTTTGTAAAACAAAATTATGAACAGCGATTAAAAGTCTGGGAAGAATGGAATGAAGTATCCGTAGAAGCTCACGGATAA
- a CDS encoding DUF4240 domain-containing protein, whose translation MKRNFINQEELSDKFWNIDYSGTIQKIAFGKTGTKGRETIKEFADEQECIRESEKLISQKIKKGYTEIQENEEIPQKKELSENEKADIYFWEAIEKSNTYKKAHWSEYDIDEHLENLTAYLAKFGKERLILFEKTLQEKLSELYTAEIAELSFILEGDFRSEKGTYVFDGFLSDDGFIYFRCWLILKGKDFFEDITQDIQSFVSGKYSFNIGDCWGEGLLYVSDEAYSENHDNEDESEIRDVVDEQYPDNHYDGMNRQMKREPKGGTDLQKMYPKLVKEICELRK comes from the coding sequence ATGAAACGAAATTTTATCAATCAGGAAGAACTTTCTGATAAATTTTGGAATATTGACTATTCAGGAACTATACAAAAAATTGCATTCGGGAAAACCGGAACCAAAGGACGTGAAACTATTAAAGAATTTGCTGACGAACAAGAGTGCATCCGGGAATCTGAGAAACTCATCAGCCAAAAGATAAAAAAAGGATATACTGAAATTCAGGAGAACGAAGAAATACCCCAGAAAAAAGAGCTTTCAGAAAATGAAAAAGCAGATATTTATTTCTGGGAAGCTATCGAAAAATCTAATACATATAAAAAAGCCCATTGGAGTGAATATGATATTGATGAACACCTGGAAAATCTAACGGCTTATCTTGCCAAATTTGGGAAAGAAAGACTTATTCTTTTTGAAAAAACCCTTCAGGAAAAATTGAGTGAACTGTATACTGCCGAAATTGCTGAACTTTCCTTTATCCTTGAAGGTGATTTCAGATCAGAAAAAGGGACATATGTTTTTGATGGCTTCCTTTCTGATGACGGATTTATTTATTTCCGATGCTGGCTGATCCTTAAAGGAAAAGATTTTTTTGAAGATATTACGCAGGATATCCAGTCATTTGTAAGTGGAAAATATAGCTTTAATATTGGTGATTGCTGGGGAGAAGGACTTCTGTATGTATCAGATGAAGCCTATTCCGAAAATCATGACAATGAGGATGAGTCAGAAATAAGAGATGTGGTGGATGAGCAGTATCCGGATAATCATTATGACGGTATGAACCGCCAGATGAAGCGTGAGCCAAAAGGAGGCACTGATCTTCAGAAGATGTACCCTAAATTAGTAAAAGAGATCTGTGAGTTAAGAAAATAA
- a CDS encoding epoxide hydrolase family protein, with protein MKTTISNILLAATFILSTPAIFKAQANNTHTASSKSDISIRPFHINIPQSQLDELKRRISETRFPDKETVKDASQGIQLAQLKELITYWGNGYDWRKVENKLNALPQFVTKIDGLDIQFIHVRSKESNAMPVILTHGWPGSPLEFIDAIGPLTDPVKYGGKASDAFDVIIPAIPGYGFSEIPTELGWNPDRVARAWDVLMKRLGYKNYVSEGGDHGSVVSDALAKQAPSGLLGIHLTMPATIPAELVKPINAGDPVPAGLSASEAQAYNAMSTFFGRNAAYGGMMVTRPQTTGYLLSDSPSALAAFLYEKIAEWSESDLHPENVIGRDAILDDITLYWLTNTGASSSRFYWENNKNNFSADAQKTKDIKVPVAISVFPHEIYQAPESWSKRAYPTLYYYHKALKGGHFAAWEQPQVFTEELRAAFKDLRKKL; from the coding sequence ATGAAAACAACAATTTCAAACATCCTGTTAGCAGCAACTTTTATTTTAAGTACTCCTGCAATATTCAAAGCGCAAGCTAATAACACCCATACGGCTTCGTCAAAATCTGACATCAGTATCCGTCCTTTTCATATCAATATTCCACAATCTCAACTGGATGAACTCAAAAGAAGAATCTCGGAGACCCGTTTTCCTGATAAAGAGACAGTAAAAGATGCTTCTCAGGGAATTCAGCTCGCTCAGTTAAAAGAACTGATCACCTATTGGGGTAATGGTTATGACTGGAGAAAAGTAGAAAATAAGCTGAATGCGCTTCCACAATTTGTAACAAAGATTGACGGACTTGATATTCAGTTCATTCATGTACGTTCAAAAGAATCTAATGCAATGCCCGTGATCCTTACTCATGGCTGGCCGGGTTCTCCACTGGAATTTATTGATGCCATAGGACCTCTGACTGATCCCGTGAAATATGGAGGAAAAGCAAGTGATGCATTTGATGTGATCATCCCAGCTATCCCAGGGTATGGTTTTTCAGAAATACCTACAGAACTGGGCTGGAATCCAGATCGTGTTGCCCGCGCCTGGGATGTTCTCATGAAAAGACTTGGTTACAAAAACTATGTTTCTGAGGGTGGTGACCACGGTTCTGTAGTATCTGATGCTTTGGCAAAACAGGCTCCTTCAGGTCTTTTGGGGATTCACCTTACCATGCCGGCCACTATTCCTGCTGAGCTTGTAAAACCCATCAATGCAGGCGATCCTGTACCTGCCGGACTTTCCGCTTCAGAAGCACAGGCTTACAATGCAATGAGTACTTTCTTTGGAAGAAATGCAGCCTATGGAGGAATGATGGTAACACGTCCACAGACAACAGGGTATCTACTTTCTGATTCTCCAAGTGCTTTAGCTGCATTCCTTTACGAGAAGATCGCTGAATGGAGCGAAAGCGACCTCCACCCTGAAAATGTAATCGGCCGTGATGCGATTCTTGATGATATTACGCTTTACTGGCTTACCAATACAGGAGCATCTTCTTCGCGTTTCTATTGGGAGAACAATAAAAATAACTTCAGCGCTGATGCACAGAAAACAAAAGACATTAAAGTTCCTGTAGCCATTTCGGTATTTCCTCACGAGATTTACCAGGCTCCGGAAAGTTGGTCAAAACGTGCCTATCCTACTTTATATTATTATCATAAAGCTCTAAAAGGAGGACATTTTGCCGCCTGGGAACAGCCACAAGTCTTCACAGAAGAACTTAGAGCCGCTTTCAAAGATTTAAGAAAAAAACTTTAA
- a CDS encoding organic hydroperoxide resistance protein: MELNTIQEVENTTVVNISKVLYSGNVVVTGGRNGEAKSSDGKLDIELTSPGAKGNGTNPEQLLAAGWSACFIGAMHLGAVKMGVNLPTDLSVNTSIDLTSNNDGFFLQAHLQIILPGLPIDEARKVVETAHATCPYSKATRGNINVKIDVVV, encoded by the coding sequence ATGGAATTAAATACCATTCAGGAAGTAGAAAATACAACAGTAGTTAACATCAGTAAAGTGTTGTATTCAGGTAACGTTGTAGTAACCGGAGGACGCAACGGGGAAGCTAAAAGCAGTGACGGAAAACTGGACATTGAACTGACCTCACCCGGAGCAAAAGGAAACGGAACGAATCCGGAACAGTTATTAGCTGCAGGATGGTCCGCGTGTTTTATCGGAGCTATGCATTTGGGTGCTGTTAAGATGGGAGTTAATCTTCCTACGGACCTGTCTGTCAATACCTCAATAGATCTGACATCCAATAATGACGGATTTTTTCTACAGGCTCATTTACAGATCATTTTACCGGGTCTTCCTATAGATGAAGCCAGAAAAGTTGTGGAAACGGCACATGCGACATGTCCTTATTCAAAAGCAACCCGTGGAAATATCAATGTAAAGATAGATGTTGTGGTGTAG
- a CDS encoding transposase codes for MDKQIQIINIGPNYKQIYHDFIEAKCPDKREFVKGFLAKDCLSVSDVLKINTIIFFDGLSESQKFKSYDKQVIFEILDYQKKHRLNNTQLASHFKLSRNTVTKWKRTFLI; via the coding sequence ATGGATAAGCAAATACAGATCATAAATATCGGCCCCAATTATAAACAGATTTACCATGATTTTATCGAAGCCAAATGCCCTGATAAAAGAGAATTTGTCAAAGGGTTTTTAGCCAAGGACTGTCTGTCAGTATCTGATGTGCTGAAGATTAATACGATCATTTTTTTTGATGGATTGTCTGAAAGTCAAAAATTCAAATCCTATGATAAACAGGTTATTTTTGAAATCCTCGATTATCAGAAAAAGCACAGGTTAAATAATACCCAGCTGGCTAGCCATTTTAAGCTGAGCAGAAATACAGTGACCAAATGGAAACGTACATTTTTAATATAA
- a CDS encoding transposase — MENLKDIHIGDLLYKRVKEEEVEITRICKFLQKTEKEITEMYSQKSVGADVLLKWCKLLEYDFFRLYSNHLILYAPASSPNKKEKQSQLPQFRKSLYTKEIIDFMLELLENKQMTTLEIMNQYRIPKSTLNKWISKYRS; from the coding sequence ATGGAAAATTTAAAAGATATTCATATCGGAGATCTGCTGTATAAAAGAGTAAAGGAAGAAGAAGTAGAGATAACCAGAATCTGTAAGTTTTTGCAGAAAACAGAAAAGGAAATTACAGAAATGTATTCTCAGAAGTCTGTAGGTGCAGATGTACTTTTAAAATGGTGTAAACTGCTTGAATATGACTTTTTCCGACTGTACTCCAATCATTTGATTTTATATGCTCCGGCATCCAGCCCCAATAAAAAAGAGAAACAATCCCAGCTGCCTCAATTCAGGAAAAGCTTATATACTAAAGAGATCATAGACTTTATGCTGGAGCTCCTGGAGAATAAGCAGATGACAACTTTAGAAATCATGAATCAATACAGAATTCCAAAATCAACGCTCAATAAATGGATAAGCAAATACAGATCATAA